In the Chroococcidiopsis sp. SAG 2025 genome, one interval contains:
- a CDS encoding HpsJ family protein: MSQSNSEEFWFSPLFRIAGYVLLALSLLDIISIFIPPGFTNPAWEFQMASHLVERSPVPLIGLVFLLIGEKNFKIFKFLSRAALVAGILFLLLLPLIVSSAWRIHEGGDRQIAQQSAQLQSIKQQLSQAQTDREITDTLSRFNLRINAPKAQNPQQLKSQILAGIVNSEKKFQAQASQNTANSLNLTKNVIKTGLGTLIAGAFFLMVWRGTANTVKGSQKSKQKLRNNLPLVNE; the protein is encoded by the coding sequence ATGTCTCAATCTAATAGTGAAGAATTTTGGTTTAGTCCGCTTTTTCGCATAGCTGGTTATGTCTTATTGGCTTTGTCACTTTTAGATATTATTAGTATTTTTATTCCTCCAGGTTTTACCAATCCTGCGTGGGAGTTTCAAATGGCAAGCCATCTAGTTGAGCGATCGCCTGTGCCATTAATTGGATTAGTATTTCTCTTAATTGGCGAGAAAAACTTTAAAATTTTCAAGTTTTTGTCTAGAGCGGCTCTGGTAGCTGGCATATTGTTTCTATTGCTACTACCTCTAATTGTCAGTTCTGCTTGGCGAATACACGAAGGAGGCGATCGCCAAATTGCCCAACAATCAGCACAGCTTCAAAGTATCAAGCAACAACTCAGTCAAGCTCAAACAGATAGAGAAATTACAGATACATTGTCTCGGTTCAATCTACGGATTAATGCACCGAAAGCTCAAAATCCTCAGCAATTAAAAAGTCAAATTCTTGCTGGAATTGTTAATTCTGAGAAGAAATTCCAAGCACAAGCATCACAAAATACAGCCAATAGTCTTAACTTGACAAAAAATGTCATAAAAACTGGCTTGGGAACCTTAATTGCTGGAGCTTTTTTCCTAATGGTTTGGCGCGGTACTGCCAATACAGTCAAAGGTAGTCAAAAAAGCAAGCAAAAACTCAGAAATAATCTGCCACTTGTAAACGAATAA
- a CDS encoding anthranilate synthase gives MIPDSHCYITEGGIRVSYSTTEIPVDSAIAEVLLRLNSQRGGVLTSSYEYPGRYKRWAIGFVNPPLELATRENAFTLRAHNDRGVVLLPYLAARLSEDAQLETVQLENNCIVGTVKLAERIYSEEERSRQPSVFTVIRQLLHTFHSSEDDRLGLYGAFGYDLVFQFESMPKLHSRPTDQRDLVLYLPDELVVVDRYQQTAFRYQYEFEIDNSSTRGLPRTGESMDYQGQHLTPAQDCDRAPGEYAQLVREALGYFQRGDLFEVVPSQTFFAACEASPAQLFQTLQQVNPSPYGFIFNLGSEYLIGSSPEMFVRVEGKHIETCPISGTIERGQDAIEDAEQIRQLLNSRKDEAELTMCTDVDRNDKSRICEPGSVQVIGRRQIELYSHLIHTVDHVEGQLRPEFDALDAFLTHTWAVTVTGAPKRAAMQFIERHEPSSRRWYGGAVGWLNFNGNLNTGLILRTIRLQDAIAEVRVGATVLYDSIPEAEAQETITKAAAMFETINRAHQIGDDLSSKTKKLTSDRPQQRPYVLLIDYEDSFVHTLANYIRQTGAIVKTLRHGFSETVFDTERPDLVVFSPGPGRPRDFRVPDTVVACINRQIPIFGVCLGLQGIVEAFGGELGVLSYPQHGKVSRVFVTDSESHLFENLPTSFEVGRYHSLFALPKLLPPDLKVTAISHDDVIMGIEHREMPIAAVQFHPESIMTLTGDIGLRIVTNIVGNYTQLQASKSVVVR, from the coding sequence ATGATACCTGATTCCCACTGCTATATAACCGAAGGCGGTATTCGCGTTTCTTACTCTACCACTGAGATACCAGTCGATTCTGCGATCGCAGAGGTGTTATTGCGCCTCAATTCTCAGCGGGGAGGGGTATTGACGAGTAGCTATGAATATCCTGGGCGTTACAAGCGATGGGCGATTGGCTTTGTCAATCCACCCTTGGAACTTGCTACCCGCGAGAATGCTTTTACTCTGAGGGCGCATAACGATCGCGGCGTGGTTTTATTACCATATTTGGCAGCGCGTCTATCTGAAGATGCACAACTAGAAACAGTCCAGCTAGAAAACAATTGTATTGTTGGCACGGTTAAATTAGCCGAAAGAATATATTCCGAGGAAGAACGCAGCAGGCAACCATCTGTTTTCACCGTAATTCGTCAGTTATTACATACTTTCCACAGTAGCGAAGACGATCGCTTAGGCTTGTATGGTGCATTCGGCTACGATTTGGTATTTCAGTTTGAGTCAATGCCAAAGTTGCATTCTCGTCCCACAGACCAACGAGACTTAGTATTATATTTGCCAGATGAACTCGTCGTTGTCGATCGCTATCAACAAACGGCGTTTCGCTATCAGTATGAGTTTGAGATAGATAACAGCAGCACCAGAGGTTTACCGCGTACAGGTGAATCTATGGATTATCAGGGTCAACACCTAACTCCAGCCCAAGATTGCGATCGCGCCCCTGGTGAATATGCTCAACTGGTAAGAGAAGCACTAGGCTACTTTCAAAGAGGCGATCTATTTGAAGTTGTCCCCAGCCAAACTTTTTTTGCTGCTTGCGAAGCATCTCCCGCCCAGTTATTTCAAACATTACAGCAAGTCAATCCCAGTCCCTACGGGTTTATTTTTAACTTAGGTAGTGAATATTTAATTGGTTCGTCTCCAGAAATGTTCGTGCGGGTGGAAGGTAAGCATATTGAAACCTGCCCGATTAGCGGCACGATCGAGCGCGGACAGGATGCGATCGAAGATGCAGAACAAATTCGTCAGTTGCTCAACTCCCGCAAAGATGAAGCCGAACTAACGATGTGTACTGATGTCGATCGCAACGATAAATCGCGGATTTGCGAACCCGGATCGGTACAAGTGATCGGTCGCCGCCAGATCGAATTGTACAGTCACCTGATTCATACAGTCGATCACGTAGAAGGACAACTGCGACCGGAATTCGATGCTTTAGATGCCTTTTTAACGCATACTTGGGCAGTGACAGTGACAGGCGCACCCAAACGCGCTGCAATGCAGTTTATCGAGCGGCACGAACCCAGTTCTCGGCGTTGGTATGGTGGTGCAGTTGGCTGGTTAAACTTCAACGGTAACTTAAATACAGGGCTGATCTTACGCACGATTAGATTGCAAGATGCGATCGCCGAAGTTAGAGTTGGCGCTACCGTCTTGTATGACTCAATTCCAGAAGCAGAAGCGCAAGAAACTATTACGAAAGCTGCTGCCATGTTTGAAACCATCAATCGCGCTCACCAGATCGGTGACGATTTGTCAAGCAAAACAAAAAAATTAACCAGCGATCGCCCGCAACAGCGTCCATACGTGCTGCTGATTGACTACGAAGACTCCTTTGTTCACACCCTCGCCAACTACATTCGCCAAACTGGGGCGATCGTCAAAACACTACGTCACGGCTTTAGCGAAACAGTTTTCGACACCGAGCGTCCAGATTTGGTAGTCTTTTCACCGGGTCCTGGTAGACCGAGGGATTTTCGCGTTCCAGACACAGTTGTAGCCTGCATCAATCGACAAATTCCGATCTTTGGCGTTTGTTTGGGACTACAAGGAATTGTCGAAGCTTTTGGCGGAGAACTAGGAGTACTGAGTTATCCTCAACACGGCAAAGTTTCTCGCGTTTTTGTGACAGATTCAGAGTCTCATTTGTTCGAGAACTTACCCACATCCTTTGAAGTCGGTAGATACCATTCATTATTTGCGCTACCAAAACTTTTACCCCCAGATTTAAAGGTTACGGCAATTTCTCATGATGACGTAATTATGGGCATCGAGCATCGAGAAATGCCAATTGCTGCAGTTCAGTTTCACCCCGAATCAATCATGACCCTAACGGGAGACATTGGCTTAAGAATTGTCACAAATATTGTTGGCAATTATACGCAACTTCAAGCATCAAAATCTGTTGTTGTTAGGTAA
- the trpC gene encoding indole-3-glycerol phosphate synthase TrpC, which produces MATIEINHQVASNSKSRHILAEIVWHKQQEVVQLQADMPLAELQKQVNDTPWAEDFLMAIEQSDRQPSLIAEVKKASPSKGVICADFDPVKIAQAYEQSGATCISVLTDRKFFQGSFDNLRKIRQSVALPLLCKEFVIDPYQIYLARAAGADAVLLIAAILSDSSLQNFLKIAHELGMTALVEVHTLGELDRVLALSDVRLIGINNRNLENFHVDLETTRLLMAQRRQQISDLGITVVSESGLHTAEDLSLVANAGVRAVLVGESLVKQPDVEQAVRKLVSCE; this is translated from the coding sequence ATGGCTACTATCGAAATCAATCATCAGGTTGCATCTAACAGTAAATCGCGTCATATTTTGGCTGAAATTGTGTGGCATAAACAGCAAGAAGTTGTTCAACTGCAAGCAGATATGCCATTAGCTGAGTTGCAAAAACAGGTCAACGATACACCGTGGGCAGAAGACTTTTTGATGGCGATCGAGCAAAGCGATCGCCAACCAAGTTTGATTGCCGAAGTCAAAAAAGCATCGCCAAGTAAAGGAGTTATCTGTGCTGACTTCGATCCGGTAAAAATTGCCCAAGCATACGAACAAAGTGGCGCAACCTGTATTTCAGTTTTGACCGATCGCAAATTCTTTCAAGGCAGTTTTGACAATCTGCGGAAAATTCGGCAAAGTGTGGCACTACCGCTATTATGCAAAGAGTTCGTTATCGATCCGTATCAAATTTATCTAGCGCGAGCTGCTGGAGCAGATGCAGTATTGCTAATTGCAGCCATTTTATCAGATAGCAGTTTGCAAAACTTTTTAAAAATTGCTCATGAATTGGGCATGACTGCTCTAGTTGAAGTACACACACTTGGCGAACTCGATCGCGTACTAGCACTATCCGATGTGCGCCTGATTGGAATTAACAATCGCAATCTAGAAAACTTTCACGTCGATTTGGAAACAACACGGCTACTAATGGCACAGCGTCGGCAACAAATTAGCGATTTGGGCATTACCGTTGTCAGCGAGTCTGGTTTGCATACAGCTGAAGATTTATCCCTGGTTGCCAACGCTGGCGTTCGTGCAGTTCTAGTCGGAGAGTCGCTCGTTAAACAACCCGATGTAGAACAAGCTGTAAGGAAATTAGTGAGTTGTGAGTAG
- the trpA gene encoding tryptophan synthase subunit alpha: MISDRFQSLRSRQECALIPFITAGDPYLETTAEALYTLDRHGADFIELGVPYADPLADGPVIQAAATRALQRGTRLEQVLEMVATVSPNLKAPLILFTYYNPILNRGVRAFCQQIASAGVRGLVVPDLPLEEATELIQAAADSGIETTLLVAPTSSPERIAAIARQSQGFIYLVSVTGVTGVRSHLQERVKTLLTDMRRITDKPIGVGFGISGAEQARQVKDWGADAAIVGSAFVKHLAAANSSDGLQAIAQLCRELKSAISVRSEEQGVRSEGLVMS; the protein is encoded by the coding sequence ATGATTTCAGATCGCTTCCAATCTTTACGCAGCCGCCAAGAGTGCGCTTTGATTCCTTTTATTACAGCTGGCGATCCTTACTTAGAAACGACGGCTGAAGCTTTATATACTCTCGATCGCCACGGTGCAGATTTCATCGAGTTGGGCGTTCCCTATGCCGATCCACTGGCTGATGGACCTGTAATTCAGGCAGCAGCGACTCGTGCGTTGCAAAGAGGTACGCGCTTAGAGCAGGTGCTAGAAATGGTAGCAACTGTCAGCCCTAACCTCAAAGCACCGTTGATTTTATTTACCTACTACAACCCGATTTTAAACCGAGGCGTTCGTGCCTTTTGTCAACAAATTGCCAGCGCTGGGGTGCGGGGGTTAGTCGTGCCGGATTTACCTCTAGAAGAAGCGACAGAGTTAATTCAAGCTGCGGCTGATTCTGGCATTGAGACCACCTTACTCGTAGCGCCTACCAGCTCTCCCGAAAGGATAGCCGCGATCGCTCGTCAATCGCAAGGTTTTATCTACCTTGTTAGCGTTACGGGTGTAACGGGGGTGCGATCGCACTTACAAGAACGGGTAAAAACTTTGTTAACAGACATGCGTCGCATTACCGATAAACCGATTGGTGTTGGTTTTGGGATTTCTGGAGCCGAACAAGCACGTCAGGTCAAAGATTGGGGCGCAGATGCGGCGATCGTCGGTAGCGCCTTTGTCAAACATTTAGCAGCCGCAAATTCATCTGACGGATTGCAGGCGATCGCTCAATTGTGTCGAGAACTAAAATCAGCAATTTCTGTGAGGAGTGAGGAGCAAGGAGTGAGGAGCGAGGGGTTAGTTATGAGTTGA
- the trpD gene encoding anthranilate phosphoribosyltransferase yields MMQIPRSREQARQVMEYLLSGEAEFNEIVSFLQTRPVADAQTQELLGYRDVLWDRRRRANFGHVDIDIVGTGGVRRPRYNVSTTAAFIVAALGVRVAKHGNRGSVKPNGSCDLLEVLGISLTAMTARAVESLATTGLSFLFARDWHPAFKAIAAARAEVGYPTVFNLLGPLLNPSQPKHQLVGCGDPAVAQIIAETLMELGIEALVVTGSDGLDEITLAGASQVIEVRGDRISTKQIVPEDFGMETVPESELAGGNATDNAAEFLAILSGQGRKALVDLVTLNAAFALYLVDKSYGIESAICTSRNSLIDSTAKTFFLQFREFVIAEQLAI; encoded by the coding sequence ATGATGCAAATACCGCGATCGCGAGAACAAGCACGTCAGGTGATGGAGTATCTCTTGTCGGGTGAAGCTGAGTTCAATGAAATTGTTAGCTTTTTGCAAACTCGACCAGTAGCCGATGCCCAAACTCAAGAACTATTAGGATATCGCGATGTCCTTTGGGATAGAAGGCGGCGGGCGAACTTTGGGCATGTCGATATTGATATCGTTGGTACTGGCGGGGTGCGCCGACCGCGCTATAACGTTTCTACCACGGCAGCGTTTATTGTTGCTGCTTTGGGGGTTCGAGTTGCCAAGCACGGTAATCGAGGTTCGGTTAAACCTAACGGTTCCTGCGATCTGCTGGAAGTTTTGGGAATTTCTCTAACAGCGATGACAGCGCGTGCTGTTGAAAGTTTGGCAACGACTGGGCTAAGTTTTCTATTTGCGCGGGATTGGCATCCAGCTTTTAAGGCGATCGCAGCTGCTAGAGCTGAAGTCGGTTATCCTACTGTGTTTAATCTACTAGGACCATTACTCAATCCCAGCCAACCCAAACATCAACTTGTCGGTTGTGGCGATCCAGCAGTAGCGCAAATTATTGCGGAAACTTTGATGGAGTTGGGGATAGAGGCTTTAGTTGTTACTGGTTCGGATGGACTAGATGAGATCACCTTAGCAGGTGCTTCTCAAGTTATAGAAGTACGGGGCGATCGCATCAGTACAAAGCAAATCGTGCCTGAAGATTTTGGCATGGAAACCGTCCCAGAATCGGAGTTAGCTGGAGGCAATGCTACAGATAACGCCGCAGAATTTCTCGCTATTCTTAGCGGACAGGGGCGAAAAGCACTGGTCGATCTCGTCACTTTAAATGCAGCTTTTGCACTGTATCTAGTAGACAAAAGTTACGGCATAGAATCAGCAATTTGTACTAGTAGAAATTCATTAATTGATAGTACTGCCAAGACATTTTTTCTTCAGTTTCGCGAATTTGTTATAGCTGAACAATTAGCTATTTAG
- a CDS encoding class I SAM-dependent methyltransferase has translation MAVESITEDLYSLEHLSHRFQVTPERIAQIATGRNLKQHQISGQLYLQKNEVQQLIEELFPDVNDERRGYKVPDYLQNSPHAWAKTLVKMYREKFTYPASVSPSQGEFLKSLTGNIAPKNVVEIGCFTGISTIWLAAGLEQAGGVGNINSIDLFEDIIPAPPYHRAYLPNPLEYAQNSVANAQLAHRVKFHKSNSVAVGERIHEILSEPIDFIYIDGDHTKEGCEKDFLLFYPHVAIDGYIVLHDIYPEYCNWDGPRYVIDKYIKTSPHFELMEVKTSPVNYGMAVIRKVSHDKSLDLRTKLKNTALWQGIKDKPLGIFIKKNFF, from the coding sequence ATGGCTGTAGAATCGATAACGGAAGATTTGTACTCACTCGAACACTTATCTCATAGATTTCAAGTTACACCAGAGCGCATCGCTCAAATTGCTACAGGAAGAAACTTAAAGCAACACCAAATTAGCGGTCAATTGTATTTACAAAAAAATGAAGTTCAGCAGTTAATAGAGGAATTATTCCCAGATGTTAACGATGAGAGACGGGGTTATAAAGTTCCAGATTACTTACAAAATAGTCCTCATGCCTGGGCAAAAACTCTAGTTAAAATGTATCGGGAAAAATTTACTTACCCTGCTTCTGTTTCACCATCGCAAGGAGAGTTTTTAAAATCTCTTACGGGCAATATTGCCCCAAAAAATGTAGTAGAAATTGGTTGTTTTACGGGAATTTCTACAATTTGGCTAGCTGCTGGTTTAGAACAAGCCGGAGGCGTGGGAAATATTAATTCAATCGATCTATTTGAGGATATCATACCCGCTCCCCCCTATCATCGTGCCTACTTACCTAATCCACTAGAATACGCTCAAAATTCTGTAGCAAATGCCCAACTAGCACATCGAGTTAAGTTTCATAAATCGAACTCAGTAGCTGTAGGAGAAAGAATTCATGAAATTCTGAGCGAACCGATAGATTTTATCTATATTGACGGAGATCATACTAAAGAAGGATGTGAAAAAGATTTTCTACTTTTTTACCCTCATGTAGCGATTGACGGATATATCGTGTTGCATGACATTTATCCAGAATATTGTAACTGGGATGGACCTCGATATGTGATTGATAAATATATTAAAACCTCTCCTCATTTCGAGTTAATGGAAGTTAAGACTAGTCCAGTTAATTACGGTATGGCAGTAATTCGTAAAGTGAGTCACGATAAAAGTTTGGATTTACGTACCAAGCTAAAAAATACAGCTTTGTGGCAAGGAATCAAAGACAAGCCATTGGGTATTTTTATTAAGAAGAATTTTTTTTAA
- the aroF gene encoding 3-deoxy-7-phosphoheptulonate synthase — MIVVMKSGTPEEEIARISEELSNWGLKVEKSVGKHKIVLGLVGNTAELDPFRVQELSPWIEQVVRVEQPFKRVSREFRHGEPSEVVVSTPNGFVPFGEHHPLVTIAGPCSVENEEMIVYTAQRVKAAGAKFLRGGAYKPRTSPYAFQGHGESALNLLIAARDATGLGIITEVMDTADLDKVAAVADIVQVGARNMQNFPLLKKVGAQDKPVFLKRGMSATIEEWLMAAEYIMAAGNSNVILCERGIRGFDRQYARNTLDLSVIPVLRALTHLPIAIDPSHGTGKAEYVPSMAMAAIAAGTDSLMIEVHPNPAKALSDGPQSLTPERFDSLMQELAVVGKAMNRWTKESVNSYQLPVVSGK; from the coding sequence ATGATCGTAGTAATGAAAAGCGGTACTCCAGAAGAGGAAATCGCTCGAATTTCTGAAGAGTTAAGTAATTGGGGTTTGAAAGTAGAAAAAAGTGTTGGTAAACACAAAATTGTCCTCGGTTTAGTTGGGAACACAGCTGAATTAGATCCGTTCCGAGTCCAAGAACTCAGTCCTTGGATCGAACAAGTCGTGCGGGTTGAACAACCATTCAAGCGCGTCAGCCGCGAGTTTCGCCACGGCGAACCCAGTGAAGTTGTGGTATCCACTCCAAATGGTTTCGTCCCTTTTGGAGAACACCACCCGCTCGTAACGATCGCAGGTCCTTGCTCGGTAGAAAACGAAGAGATGATCGTGTATACCGCACAAAGAGTCAAGGCAGCAGGCGCGAAGTTCCTGCGCGGTGGTGCTTACAAACCTCGTACATCCCCTTATGCATTTCAAGGTCATGGCGAGAGTGCTTTAAATTTACTTATTGCAGCCCGCGATGCTACGGGTTTAGGAATTATCACTGAAGTCATGGACACTGCCGATCTGGACAAGGTTGCAGCCGTGGCAGATATCGTACAGGTAGGGGCGAGAAATATGCAGAATTTTCCCCTCCTCAAGAAGGTAGGAGCGCAGGATAAACCAGTGTTTCTCAAACGGGGAATGTCAGCCACGATTGAAGAGTGGCTGATGGCAGCAGAATACATCATGGCAGCAGGCAACTCGAATGTAATTCTCTGCGAACGAGGGATTCGCGGTTTCGATCGCCAGTATGCACGGAATACACTCGATTTATCAGTTATTCCCGTGTTGCGAGCGCTCACCCATCTACCAATCGCGATCGATCCCAGCCACGGTACGGGTAAAGCCGAGTACGTCCCCTCAATGGCAATGGCAGCGATCGCAGCAGGTACGGATTCGTTAATGATCGAAGTCCATCCCAATCCCGCCAAAGCTTTATCCGATGGACCTCAATCACTCACTCCAGAACGGTTCGATTCCTTGATGCAAGAACTCGCCGTTGTCGGTAAAGCCATGAATCGCTGGACTAAAGAATCAGTGAACAGTTATCAGTTACCAGTTGTCAGTGGAAAGTGA
- the trpB gene encoding tryptophan synthase subunit beta — MVSIRETNNLSAQVQPDSLGRFGRFGGKYVPETLMPALTELEAAYAQYRVDPSFQAELQQLLHDYVGRPSPLYFAERLTQHYLRPDGTGAQIYLKREDLNHTGAHKINNALAQVLLAKRMGKQRIIAETGAGQHGVATATVCARFGLQCIVYMGIHDMERQALNVFRMRLMGTEVRPVEAGTGTLKDATSEAIRDWVTNVESTHYILGSVAGPHPYPMMVRDFHAVIGTETRAQCQQKWGGLPDILLACVGGGSNAIGMFYEFVNEPTVRLIGVEAAGEGVSTEKHAATLTQGRVGVLHGAMSYLLQDEDGQVIEAHSISAGLDYPGVGPEHSYLKDIGRGEYYSVTDAQALDAFKNLAQLEGIIPALETAHAIAYLDILCPQLSGSPRIVINCSGRGDKDVQTVVKLGIGS; from the coding sequence GTGGTTAGCATCAGAGAAACTAATAATCTTTCAGCACAAGTACAACCCGATTCCCTGGGTCGGTTTGGGCGTTTCGGTGGGAAGTACGTGCCGGAAACATTAATGCCTGCACTAACCGAACTAGAAGCAGCCTACGCACAATATCGGGTCGATCCCAGCTTTCAGGCTGAGTTGCAACAACTACTGCATGACTATGTTGGCAGACCCAGCCCTTTGTATTTTGCCGAGCGTTTGACCCAACACTACCTACGACCTGATGGCACGGGAGCGCAGATTTATTTGAAGCGGGAAGACTTAAACCATACGGGCGCTCACAAAATCAATAATGCTCTCGCTCAAGTTTTATTAGCAAAACGGATGGGCAAGCAAAGAATTATTGCTGAGACGGGAGCAGGTCAGCATGGGGTTGCAACTGCTACTGTTTGCGCTCGCTTTGGGTTGCAGTGCATCGTCTACATGGGCATTCACGACATGGAACGGCAAGCCCTAAATGTATTTCGGATGCGGCTGATGGGGACGGAGGTGCGCCCAGTAGAGGCAGGTACGGGAACGTTAAAAGATGCAACTTCGGAGGCAATTCGAGATTGGGTCACAAACGTAGAATCAACTCATTATATTTTAGGTTCCGTTGCTGGACCTCATCCCTATCCGATGATGGTACGAGACTTTCATGCTGTTATTGGTACGGAAACTCGCGCCCAATGTCAGCAAAAATGGGGCGGGTTGCCAGATATTCTCTTAGCTTGCGTCGGGGGAGGCTCTAACGCAATTGGAATGTTCTACGAATTTGTCAACGAACCAACAGTACGATTAATTGGAGTTGAAGCAGCAGGGGAAGGGGTAAGTACGGAAAAACACGCAGCAACACTCACGCAAGGACGAGTTGGCGTGTTGCACGGTGCAATGAGTTACTTACTTCAAGACGAAGACGGTCAAGTTATAGAAGCACATTCAATTAGTGCTGGACTAGACTATCCAGGAGTGGGTCCCGAACACAGCTATTTAAAGGATATCGGACGCGGCGAATATTACAGCGTCACGGATGCCCAAGCATTAGATGCATTCAAGAATTTGGCTCAACTAGAGGGGATTATTCCAGCTCTAGAGACAGCCCACGCGATCGCCTATTTAGATATTCTCTGTCCGCAATTAAGTGGCAGTCCACGTATTGTCATCAACTGCTCTGGACGTGGCGATAAGGACGTACAAACTGTCGTGAAGTTAGGGATTGGCAGCTAG
- a CDS encoding polysaccharide pyruvyl transferase family protein, translating into MSIVKNLKIDAIAKVLGDDVILLLPILARLKFEQRNHNRSSNPITAINLKSFPDYNYNLIKISLENYLKQLLDNQNFQPEYFCFGREPGPGDRNLLEILDRYYQDSLVIRDPYEEGWRSFLSRLAGARVGIGCAYHFNIILALFNIPTVGIYSGSYYKQKIVGVMQLLSQDTLVLSLDELGLEKDLAEVVNIAINAHTSGENKLEQMYTAMRREYVKAYKSILS; encoded by the coding sequence TTGTCGATAGTTAAAAATTTAAAGATTGACGCGATCGCGAAAGTTTTGGGCGACGATGTTATTTTGCTTTTGCCTATACTCGCTCGGCTGAAATTCGAGCAACGCAATCACAATCGTAGTTCAAATCCGATTACAGCTATTAATCTGAAATCTTTTCCAGACTATAACTATAATTTAATTAAAATAAGTTTAGAAAACTATCTCAAACAGTTGCTAGACAATCAAAATTTTCAACCAGAATACTTTTGTTTTGGTAGAGAACCTGGTCCAGGCGATCGCAATTTACTCGAAATCCTCGATCGCTATTATCAAGATAGTTTAGTTATTCGCGATCCTTATGAAGAGGGATGGCGCAGTTTTTTAAGTCGCTTGGCTGGCGCTCGTGTAGGAATCGGTTGTGCATACCACTTTAATATAATCCTAGCTCTGTTTAATATCCCTACTGTAGGAATTTACTCTGGAAGTTATTACAAACAAAAAATAGTAGGAGTTATGCAACTCCTGAGCCAAGATACACTCGTACTATCACTTGATGAGTTGGGATTGGAAAAAGATTTAGCCGAGGTTGTAAATATAGCGATTAATGCTCATACATCAGGAGAAAATAAATTAGAGCAGATGTATACAGCCATGAGGCGGGAATATGTCAAGGCTTATAAAAGTATTTTGAGTTAA
- the eis gene encoding enhanced intracellular survival protein Eis, with protein MIYEFTYGKLADETEKRQLGQILEQCFIGSPNDTESYINGIGVENFRVIRQAKTVVGGLGLLPMGQWYGGICVPMTGIAAVGIAPEYRGSGAAIALMQNVVRELHSSGIPLSVLYPATQYLYRKAGYEQGGSQCGWEISTQSIQVKEQPLPAIRVELDNFEWQKLYQQQAKLNNGNLERHQSIWQRLIQSDAKETVYAYLLGSLDRPQGYIIFRQRRGENKSYLVVKDWAILTTAAAKSFWAFLAKHRSQIDKVQWRSSVVESLSLLLPEQSLKLEFVQRWLLRIVSVEKALSARGYPSGIESELHLEVHDDLLEANQGKFILSVANGRGEVTRGGRGEMKLDVRGLAPLYTNLFTPQQLQQSGYLQATSVATATTLFTNSSPWMPDFF; from the coding sequence ATGATTTATGAATTCACCTACGGCAAGCTGGCAGATGAGACAGAGAAACGGCAACTGGGGCAGATTCTCGAACAATGTTTTATAGGCTCTCCCAACGATACTGAGTCATACATTAACGGTATTGGGGTAGAAAATTTTCGCGTTATCCGGCAAGCCAAAACAGTTGTGGGAGGTTTGGGGCTACTACCGATGGGACAGTGGTATGGTGGGATCTGCGTGCCGATGACAGGAATTGCCGCTGTGGGGATCGCGCCAGAATACCGGGGTTCGGGGGCGGCGATCGCTCTGATGCAAAATGTAGTACGGGAACTGCATTCGAGTGGAATACCGCTCTCGGTACTTTATCCAGCCACGCAATACTTGTATAGAAAAGCTGGTTACGAACAAGGTGGAAGTCAATGCGGCTGGGAAATTTCGACTCAGAGTATTCAGGTAAAAGAGCAGCCGCTACCTGCTATACGTGTAGAACTAGATAATTTTGAATGGCAAAAGCTATATCAGCAGCAGGCAAAGTTAAACAACGGTAATCTCGAACGTCACCAGTCGATTTGGCAAAGACTGATTCAGTCAGATGCAAAAGAAACCGTTTATGCTTATTTACTAGGTTCATTAGATCGACCCCAAGGCTATATTATTTTTCGTCAACGTAGAGGAGAAAATAAGTCCTATTTGGTGGTGAAAGATTGGGCTATTCTTACCACAGCAGCAGCAAAAAGTTTTTGGGCTTTTCTTGCCAAACACCGTTCGCAAATTGATAAGGTGCAATGGCGGAGTTCAGTAGTTGAATCTTTGAGTTTATTGCTACCAGAGCAAAGTCTCAAACTTGAGTTTGTTCAGCGTTGGCTACTACGAATTGTGAGTGTAGAAAAGGCTTTATCTGCAAGGGGTTATCCTTCTGGTATCGAATCAGAACTGCATTTAGAAGTGCATGACGATCTGTTAGAAGCAAACCAGGGCAAGTTTATTCTGTCTGTAGCAAACGGACGGGGTGAGGTAACAAGAGGTGGTAGAGGTGAGATGAAGTTAGATGTGCGCGGTTTAGCACCGTTGTATACAAACTTATTCACTCCCCAACAACTACAGCAATCGGGATATCTCCAGGCTACCAGCGTCGCCACAGCAACCACTCTATTTACTAACTCATCGCCTTGGATGCCTGATTTCTTCTAG